The following coding sequences lie in one Glycine soja cultivar W05 chromosome 16, ASM419377v2, whole genome shotgun sequence genomic window:
- the LOC114389881 gene encoding uncharacterized protein LOC114389881 yields the protein MKAAQSRQKSYYDKRRKDLEFAIGDHVFLRVTSWTGVGRALKSRKLTPRFIGPFEILKRVGPVAYQVALPPSLSNLHSVFHISQLIKYVHDPSHVIELDNVQVKENLTYETQPLRIDDHMVRQLRGKEIPLVKVVWGSASSEDATWELEGQMRDAYPTLFDTGTLYELLTHVYRIRI from the exons ATGAAAGCAGCCCAAagtaggcagaagagctactaTGATAAGAGAAGAAAGGATCTTGAATTTGCTATAGGTGATCATGTATTTTTGAGAGTTACTTCGTGGACTGGGGTTGGTAGGGCGTTGAAGTCCCGTAAGCTCACACCTAGATTCATTGGTCCCTTTGAAATCCTAAAGCGTGTCGGCCCAGTTGCATATCAGGTGGCTTTGCCACCATCTCTCTCAAATCTCCATAGTGTCTTCCATATCTCTCAACTCATAAAATATGTCCATGATCCGTCGCACGTGATCGAATTGGACAATGTCCAAGTGAAAGAgaacttgacatatgaaacacAACCATTGAGGATCGACGATCATATGGTTAGGCAGCTAAGGGGGAAAGAGATTCCCTTGGTCAAAGTAGTATGGGGAAGTGCTTCGAGTGAGGATGCCACCTGGGAACTAGAGGGTCAGATGCGTGATGCATATCCTACCTTATTCGATACCG GCACATTATATGAATTGCTTACCCACGTTTACCGGATACGTATATGA